The stretch of DNA gggaggggaagggaattgCCAGTTTGGTTTGTACATAAAAACCTCGGAGGGAGCCTGCGGGTGACCGGAACACGGTGACTGGAGCAGCGCTGAGCGCAAAGCCAGGGGCTCACCGGGATGGAAGGTGGCCGGGCTCTCCTCCTCGCCGGGCTGCCACGCTGCGATGCAGCCCACATCCATCACCGCCTGACACTCGCTCAGCACCCGGTGGAGCTGCGCGGGGCTCAGCGCCGGGAACTCAGCTCGCAGGGACGGCCAGGTCATCTGAGCAAAGAGACAGAGCGCGGGGCGAACGTCAGAGGTGAGGAGCTGCTTTCTCCGAGGAGCAGGGGCTCACgagggggatgggagggagaagccGGGCAAGATGGAGTGAGCCTGAGCATCCCCTCCTCGGTACTGCCCACCCACGGACCCACCAGCCCGGGAAGGGGCAGCTGGTGACAGGCTGCAGAAGAAGGGACATATCACTGCAGGGACCCCCACCGCCAAGCCGGGTCTCTTCTGCATGTGCCCATCCCGATGCCACGAGCCCCCGGCCGGGCACCCCTCACCTGGACCAGCTGGGAGCCaggcatggccagcaggttggcCACGCTGGCGAGTTTGGCAAAGAACTGCTGGGCGAGCTGCTCGAAGCCGGCGCCGCGCAGCCACTCCAGGAGCAGCCGCACGCTGGCCCGCAGCTTCACCCCCTGCGACCAGTGGAAGCAGCCGAGAGAGGAGCCTGCGGAGGCAGAGCATCCATCAGCACGTGTCGGGGAatagccccccccagtccccccatccTTTGGCCAACCCCTGCCCCGTGGGTAGAGGTGCCCCAGGGCAGCAAAATAAATCCAGGTTCATGTCCCCAGTGTCCTATAGCTGCAACTCCTGGTGGTGGCTGGACCTCACCTGGCACTAACAGCAGGCAACGGGGCTGCTGTGTTAATGAGGGCTAACGAGCACCTCCATTACAAGGCAGGCTGCAGTAGTTAATTAACGAGCTGCCCCTCCGAACtgctctcagcctcctctgctcaGGCTCAAAAGGGCAGCGCTCTGGCAGGGGGTGAGGATGGGGCACTCGTGGGGTTAAACCCCTCCTGGGAATTGGGACCCTGGAGACAGCAGCTGGGTCTGTGCTTGGCCTCCCCATAACAGGGCTGAGACCTGCCCATCTCCAGCCCCCTCAAGCTGCCTGgagccctctccttccctcctgtaCCCCCTGAGGtggcactgggatggactggagGGTCTCCCAAAGGGCCGGTCCCCTACAGGTTACCCAGTCCGGGCTGGGTGTTCGAGGAGGACTGACCCTTATCCAGGAGCTGGTTGAAGAGCAGGGTGttggagaagaagaagaggtagGCGAACATCTGGGAGGTGATCTCCGGGTGCACTTCGTACTGGCGGAGCAGGTCCAGCGCCGCCTGGTAGATGAGCACGACCCTGCGGAGCTCCTCGGGCAGCGGCGGGGATGCCCGCCAGCTCTCCCGGCACTCGTTCTGGAAGGGGTTGCACtccagcagggcagggagcgaCACGTACAGACACTGCAGGGAGAGCAGCGAGTTCACAGCAGGActgatttggtttcttttttttttttttttttttgcatgagcCAAGCCCTTCCGACCCCCTCACCTCCGCAAGCCGAGCAAACCCCGCTGGCGCTGCTCCGGCAAGGGGCTGATCTCACTTAACCCCTTGCCTTGATGCGCTCCGGTGTTGcacaagtgtttaaaaaaaatacaaaagaaatgaaTGTGTCTCGGCGCTTTTAGCAGTTGGAGGTGACGGCATGGGACAGCTCAGCTAAAGGGATCTGAAAACTGATCTGAACCAGAGCAGGGGCCGATCAGCTGGGCACGAGGGTGAAAGAAAAACCAGGACCGATGTGGATGACCTTTCCCTATTGCTTAAATGGGAGAGCAGCACCTAGCACCCACCTCTGCCGAGGCTAAGGGGGAggcgagggtgctggggaggagggtgccGCTCCGGCAGAGCGGCACAGGAGCAACCCCTGCGTCCCCGTGTGCCGACGCCAGCGGACAGGCAGGGCTGTCCTGCACACAGCAGCCTTTCTCCTGCCTCACACTGCCCGCTCTGTTCCCCGCTCCCGATGCCGCCCGGCTCTCGCCGTCCAACGGCGACGGTCCAGGGGCCCCTTTCCATCGCGCCCTCAATCGCACCATTATGCCGCGCCGGCCGGAGCCAAGCAGCTCTCCCCAAACGCCTCCCCTGAGCCGCTGCACTGCAGGGAGGGAAACACGCCGCAGTAACTCAATACTTTTCCTGGGCTGCGACCAAAAATCGGGGCACTTCAGCCCAAAGGAAAACACCTCGGCGTGACGCAACTGCCAAAgagtaaaagttttaaaaaaaaaaacaacctcctgCGCAGCCCGAGAGCTGCTGGGGACGCTCGTGCTGGCCCCGTGGGACGCTGTCGCCCGCCCCAGGGAGCAGGTACCTTGGAGATGTAGTAGACGCACTGCTGGAAGGTGTACATGATCACCTCCTCCAGCACCGTCATCGCCTCCTCGCTGGCTGTGATGGTCGAGGAGAACAGAGACTCCTTGGAGCCTACGGAGCAGAGAGGAGGATGGGGAAGCAGTAAGGTGGGCCGAATTCACCGCTCCCCAAATTCCCGGGGTGGGGGTTATTAGTGCTCCCGGGCTGGCATCACCACCACGGCATCCCTCGACAGGGGCAAAgaggctcctcctgccccagagaGCGCCCGCCTGCCATCTCCCACGGCTCACACCGcaggcagcccagggctgcaCCCCTCCTGCCGACCGCCAGTCTGGCCTACGAACGTTTTAACTTGCTCCATAGACCAGAGAGTTTCTGAGGCTGATTtaatccctttttcctttttttctttctttctttttttttttttttttgctggcgtTAAGACGGGCTCACCAGTGAGCAATTCTGCAGGGCTGCCCGCAAACCCAGGTGCAGCAGGCGGGGGGTAGAAAGCCACCCCCGAGGCATTAACCGCAAGCTGCGGTGTTGGAAAGGGGAGGCTCGGCTGCAAATGCAACAGAACCCGGCCCCGGAGCCGAGCAGCACCACGGCACGACGCGAGGCTGCTCGTCCCGCACAGAGTACCCCAGCCTGCACCCAGAGACATCCCTGCTGCTGAGGATTACGGGGGGTTAAAGGAGCATCTCGGGGGCACTGACCACCGCTTGCGACTCGGGATTAGCAGAGCAAAGTCGCTCCGGCCGGAGAAGCAAGCCAGGAGCTGCGTCCAGCCCTACCTCTCACGTCCAGCTCCTCTTCCATGCTCTGGATGTAGGTGGGCGATTTCTGCTGGACAAAATAGAGGACCTCGATGGCGTTGGCCATCCAGAAGAGGATGTGCTGCAGGTCCGGGAGAAGGTCCGTGATGGTGAAGCGGGACAGGGTGGCAGGGTCCTGGCTGGGGAGATACAGCGGGTGTTACGGTTGCTGCCCCTCGGCATCCCCACTCAAGCTTTTGGGGAGAAAACAGCCAGCCTGGCGCAATGCCAGGAGAGCATTCGCACCACCCCCCCAAGCCCAGCACCCCTTTAGGAAGACCCTTTGCAAGCAAAAATCTGGTGGTTTTTGCTCTGCGCGACAGAGAAGGGGACCCTGCGGGGACCGGGCTTGCCAAAGACCACCTGGCCTTTGTGGGGTGCCACTTTTTGGGGGGGAACTCCCCCTAATACAGCTGAACTGCAGTAAATACTCGTGGCTGAAGAGCAGCTCTCCCTAAGAAGTATGTGCTGTTCCTGCCAGCTCTGGATGGTTAAACCCAGCCTGCCCACGCTGGgctgttcaaaaataaaacaaaataaataaaaagcatctgGGAAGTTTCTCAATTGCTGAACCACTTTTTCCTGCTATAGGAAAGGCCTGGGAAGCATCCTCGGAGCTTGTCCTAAAGGAAATCTCACAGCAAGCACCAACAATTTCTCCAGatgctgctttggagcctggATTTTGGAAATGGCTGGGAAGCCGGCCTCGCGCCCTGCTGGGATCCAGCCCCCTGCACCACTGTGATGGCCCCAGAGTggtgctccccaccccaggacacCATGTGCCACCATCCCTGGATGCACACATGCAACGCCAGCCCCGTCCTCGCTGCGCAGGGGGGTCTTCAGCATGAACGGGGTGAGACCCCGCAGCGGGGCCATCCCTGCTATGTCCCTCAGGGATGCTGAAGCCACACATGCAAAGCCTTGGCCTGGTCTTGGATTGGAGAAgaccccagagctgctgcaggtccTATTCCCCCCCGAGCTCGCCTGCTTTTCCAGCCCCACACATTCCCAAGCAGGGTCCTTGCAGGCACCACGGTGAAAGAACCAGAGAGACAAATGCATGGGATTGAGCAGGAAAACGCAGCGTGCATCGGCGCTGCGAGGGTGGTTATAACCAGCCATGGGGTCCCCTTGCTTGTGGAAGAAGAACTGGTTTGAATTCTCCCCATTTCAGGGCAAAATGAGGAGGGGCAGCGGGTTGCACTTACTGCTGGGACTGCTTCTCAGCCAGCTCCCGTGTCCGCTCCTgggcagggagagaaggggaaagcaaaatgaaaaccagcagGACGGGGCGCCACGAGCATCCCCCCAACCAGCACTCACTGCCCccaggtgctgggctgggggaagcccctggggggggtccaccaacacccccaccccaccaacaCCCCCGTACCCCCGCAACTGACCCACACCGTCCTCTGGATCATCCTggctgctttgagcagcagctgCCCAAAGTCACCCGGCTCGAAGCTGGTGGCCGAGTGCTGGatgcagaggcagagcaggaagGCGGGTGTCAGCTTGTGGTCATCTCCCCCCGGCTCGATCAGGGTCATGATGCGCCGCAGGAGCACGTCCTCGGCCGCCGGCTCGAActccagcagcagctttctgcGGGGCGCCCTGGGGCCGTCGATGGGCGATGGGCCCCGCTTTTTGGTGGCAGGGTCCCTCTCCTTCAGCAGGCTGCCGCACGCCCCGCAGATGGGGGGACCCTCGGGGACGGCGGGGTGCAGGGCTCGCAGCCTCAGCAGGGTCTGCGCCGGCAGTGGCTGCGCCTTCATGGGGTCCTTGTAGAGGAGCAGGTAGTAGAGACCGAGGGAGAGGAGGTCCCCGTGCCGCAGCACGACCGTCCGGACCACCTCGGCGAAGTTGACAGAGATGCCAGCGCCGGCGATGGGCTCCAGCACCAGCTTCTCCTCCCAGCGATGCCGGGAAGGTCGGAGCTTCCTGATGGTGCAGTGCAGGGGCAGGATGTCGGGGGCCGACAGGCTGATGCTGGGCTTGCTCGCCTGCGTCCTCTGGCCCACCGTGTGCTGCTCGCGGTTCAGCAGGTAAACCAAGCTGTCCTGCCAAGTGGGGAGACGTGGCATGAAccggggagggagggtgggggagaagggACCCTCCTCCCTGCAGTGCGGTGGGTGCTGCAGCCTCCCGCCGTCCCCCGGCCGCCCAGCCGCCTGCTCCACCTTCGCAAGGCAGCGCCACGTTTCTCTATTTTCCTCGCTGCCAGGCAGGACAGCAGCGATCCCTGCATTGGGCACGCTAATAAATGGGCACAGTAAGTTTGGGCATGCAGTAAATGGGGCTGCTTTGGGCAGAAGGAGCCCTCCCTCCGCCTCTCACCCCCCCTTTTccacagctgcttttccttcccacctTCTCCCTGCCCCGACCGCAGCGATAcctgcatccccctgcccagGGGAGGGTGGTGGGACCCTGGTCAGAGCAgccgctccctgccctgccttctCCCCCAGCCTGCCCGCACGCCCTGAGGCAGCTCACGTAactgccccgtgcctcagtttccccagctgtacTAACGGGATGGCTGCAGGCGGGAGAAGGCTGCAGTGCCAGTGTCACCCTGCCAGAAAGCTTGGAACAGCAATGGGGACAAAGTCGCCATTAACTACAAGTGCCGTCCCAGTCCTTTCCAGTTCGTCCTCCAAGTGCCTCCAGCGCTGGGGAGCAGGGGCTCCCAGACGTGCTGTCTCCTTGCTGCCTCTCATTACGTTTGCCCCTAACGAAGCAGCCAAACAGGAGACAGGGCAGCTCAGCCATCACCCCCAAAACCGGgcctcccttgtgccagggcagggatgctgctccGGGGGCTTTCCCCATCCCCCTCTGGGGCTTTGACCGGGGAGGTCGTGGGTCCCAGCTCCGCATCCCCCCGTGCTTGGGGACAAGGCTGCAAAGTCCCAAGCTGGCACCGCTCGTTTTGTAAAGGATGCTCTTCCACGCCATCACCACCCCCCCTAACCCCAGCAGCTCCGGCCATGCAAGcagccccccttccccggggtttggggggggagtgAGAGGAAAgcgggggggtgccggggggggtgcaggggggtgagCGGGGAGGCGGCGCGGTGCTTACATGCTGCTGGCTGTAgccctgcaggagcaggaggtGCGGGGACTGGTAGAGGGAGTACCGCATgctgccgccgctccgcgccgccgccgggctcccggGCAGGGTGGAGCAGTGCCGCTGGAGCCGCtccccggtcccggccccggccccggccccggcccgccgagCCGGGTTGCCCAGGCTGGTCTCGCTGAGGCTGCGCcgcagggccggggcgggggggccgccccGCTCAGCCCCCGCCGGTGGCCGCCGGGTCCCCCGCGCCCGGTGCCGCTGCAGCTTCCGCGCTTGGGCGTTGATGCctgcggggatgggggggggagagCAGCGTTCGGTCCCCGTCACCTCCTGGGACCCCCGCAGCCGCGGCACCCCCCCCGTCTggagggatgctgctgcagcGCGGGAGCGGGGATGGAGCAGCTGAAAgtccgcccccccccgccccgggacaaCGCACCCTCCCTGGGCTGATGTCTCCtggtcccctgccctccccgaaGGGTCACACCTGGACACCAACGCGGGGAGTTTTGTGCCCCAATGCCATGGTCGAAAAGGGGGTGCCCCAGTCCTCCCCAGTCCCCAAACCCCACTGACCGGGGGGCAGCCGGACCGGGCTCAGCGTCCGCAGTGTCCCCCACACACCCCGGCcacgctgccagggctggggaggggagaggaaatctgtgctaaaaagaaatttaactcaatctttgcaaaaaaaagaccCTGGATGCTGCTTTTGGGCCTTCAGCACTCAGTGGCCAGCAGCAAGCgggagctgcagggagcccccccagtcccccctgAGCATCAGCCAGGCATGGGAGCTGTGAGCTGCGGTAgagcctgcctgcccgcctgccgcAGGAGCAAGCTGTAATTAACTTCTCCCAAGCATCAATTCGGGCAGAGCTGTCTGCAAGAAGAATGGGAGCTGGAGCGAATGAATAGGCCTGGccaagctgcagaagcagccccTTGCATgatgtccccagccccgggggggtcaTCACGGGCCCCTCTGTGCTGCAAAGCGTGGCTCGAGCTCTGCAGGAGAAAATAAGAAGTTGTGGGTCCGATGGGTGATGCTCGTACCTTGGGTGGGCAGCCTCCTGGGAGCAGGTCGCTGGCATtcaagaaaaagggggaaaaaacctaaagGATTTGCTTGCgggagcagcactgcagcagcGTCGGTGCAGCACGGAGCCAGAGCCCCGCTCACGGCTCGGCCGACCAGCGAGCAGGCTTCGGCCGCTGGGATTTGGGGACAGCCAGCGGGATTTGGGGCCGGCGGAGCGGAAAGCCTGGTGCCCAGGGCTGCTTAAAGGGACACTCACAAGCTCAGAcccaaaaaaaaaatgtcatctgCCTTATTTGGTGAggaatgtttgtttgttttaaatggagCGCTCCTTTGCTGGGAAAATGaaagagatggggatggggagggggggtgggagagggagaaaatagCCCCTGCTGTTTACATGCCTTGGGATTAGGGCAAGGCATGGCCAAGCGCCCCGAGCAGTCCAGTGCCCCGCGTCCTTCTTAAAAAGGCAATCGGCCCCGCTCACATCCCCATCACAGCCAGCGGCACGGCACAGGACGCCTGCGCCCCGCAGATGTGAAATCCAGGGGGTGCAGCAAGCCTGCCCTGGCCGAAGGCCACCCCAAATGTGTCTGCAGGAGGCCTTGAGCCCCATCCCCAACCCACAGCATGGAAATGGGCCAAAGGGATGAAGGACGGCTGGGGCGATGCAGGTCCCAACCCGGCACCCTGGGGCGGAGAAGGAGAGGGGCCGGATCCTGCGGAGCAGCTATTGCTGGAGCTCATTGCACTGGCAgggagcgggggctgctgggACTAGGGTCCCACCACCCGGAGGGACACGCCATCACCGGTCCCTTATCTAGGGGAAAGGAAGCTTCTGGATTTATTTCGTGtaggaaaaagctgcttttttactGCCGACAGAGCCCCCGTCACAGGCTCCCCGCTAACCCCGGAGCTGCGCTGGAAAGATAAACACAGCTCTTTTCCTGAGCATAACAAAGTCCCTCCATAAAacgggggtttttttttttcaatcctctagtactgttttctcttcccaagCGTCTGCAGGTTATCCCATCCAAATCGCTGCGTGAGCATCCCCGACACAGCGCGGCCGGGGCAGCTGCTGAAGCCACATGGCGATGCGGATGGGAACGGGACAGGATTGCACCCTGTCCCTTAGGGAGAGCTGGGCACCCCGGGCAGGGGCACCGCACAccccccggccagcccccgccGAGCTGCTGCTTCTAAACCCATTCTGCATCCCGGGGCAAAACCTGCTGGTTGTGGTGCCTGGGATCTTGGCTGGGATCTGCCTCTTTTTGAGCCTAGGAAAGAGGTTCCCTTTTCCTGGCTGAGAAATAAATCAAGCAATAAACAACTCCACGGGCCCCaggaaagaagaaatgctttgaaTTTCCCCAGGAGGGGCTAGCGCCGGGCTAGTCCTTCCTAATGTAATCGCTACACAGACCCTGCAGGGAGTCCTCCCTGGATGCAGTCGTGCTAAGGTATATCAAAGGCAGATCCTCGGAGGTACCTGGCAGAGCATCTTTTAATATAATTGCCTTAACTCCTACGTTTCTCAAGGTGTGCACGCGATTCAGCCTCCAGCCTCCCGGGAAAGCCCCGGCAAGATTTGGACACGGTGCAAAATGGGGCTGGTTTGGAAGATGAATACCATGAAGATGCCAAGTGCTGCgtctccctcccagcaccctccagTTTGTGGGTGTTTTCCCTGGATGCTCCCTAACCGCTGCCTTGTGGCTCCCCAAAAGGAGCAGGGCCAGGGGTAGCAGTGAGAGAGGGCATCAGCCTCGTTTACTGCAGAGGTGCTCTACCTATGCTGCTAATTAGTGGCATGAGGAGCGAGCACCTTCCTCTCCAGTGGGAAGCAGCTAATAAACTAATTAGGATAATGGGTAACTGAGCAGATAAAACTCTTAAGCTATTTGCTAACAGGTCATGGATGGGTGTGGAGCCTTCCCTCCAGCTACCAGCTGGGTGGGCAGCGATGCACCAGCTTGCATGACACCAgtggtcccagccctgccgctccaGCGATGCCCCGCGTGGGGAAGGGCACTGCAGGTATTTCCCGCTTTGCAGTatccctgtgcttttttttttttccccagggagccacaagcccaaagtccttttATTTTTGCACAGATGCTGCATTTTCCACACCAGTGCCCCACCACCCTGGGCAGGCAGCTGATGCTTGGCAAGGGGACCTCTGCCAGCTCGAGGCTGGTGACAAGGGTGACTCTGGGGGAGGGCTCTCACAGTCAGTCTCCATCACACCAGGAGTTTCGTGTCTTTTTGGGGTGCTGGATGAGGGGGAAGCAGATGGGGTGGGAAATTGTGGTCCCAGCCCCGCAGCATCCCTTTGGGCAGTGCCACCAGCATGGGGTGAGACTGGTGACAGAGCCCCTGGTGCCACCGAAAGAAAGGGCTGCAGGAGTGAGATTTTAATGAGTGAGCCAAATAAGGGCTGTGTAGTCTGCAGAGCAGACAGCCTAAACACACGTGGGTGTAGGTTTTCTGTCTCGTAAGAGCTTGGTCAGCTATGGAAAATGCTCGAAAGTTAAAAAAATGGAGCATTTCCACCACCCCACCCAGGAGTGCTGAAACAAATGAAGTGATATCTACATTGAAAGCGTAATGGGCTTATTTCCAGATCCAGGGCACGCGATCCGGTCAGGAACTGCTCCTCCATCGGAAATCACCAAAGGGCGCCGAGCCCAGGCCAGCTCGGCGCTGCCTGCTCCCGCGCCGGGCAGCCTGGAGCCCGCCTCTCCCCTGGTCCGCGTGGGAGCCTTACCCTCCCCACGGCTGCCAGCCCACCCAGGATCCAGTCACGGGTGGGAATACTGCTTCCCGCATCCGAGGGGGAGTATTTAAGGCCGAGAGTTGATGTGACCTTGGGCTCAGGCAGGAGGCTGCCACGTGGCCCTCCCCGCCGTGTGCCACAACCGTTGCACTTGCTCTTGCCCTTTCCTCTGTTCCAAAGAAGCTGTTTTTAGTCACCGCTCTCCCAAAGTGCTTCACGGCTCTCTGATCCCGGCTGGAGAAAGAGCCGAAGAGaagagcagatcatccacctttGCAACTCCCGCCCTGGCCCGAGCCCCTTCCTC from Calonectris borealis chromosome 16, bCalBor7.hap1.2, whole genome shotgun sequence encodes:
- the RADIL gene encoding ras-associating and dilute domain-containing protein, with protein sequence MFYGSSSTMAPPSKNRLKRQSRIFSQVLYRTLSYKDRTSASASPAAGEDDPAELSTQLSAPGVLKIFGGNICAGTNYKSVLATGSSGARELVKEALERYGLSQLSAGQYALCDVIGRFEGPEKQWQTEGLRVLGDHEKPLLIQDLWKPREGFSRRLELRKRAEVEELAARDVDTTTAGINAQARKLQRHRARGTRRPPAGAERGGPPAPALRRSLSETSLGNPARRAGAGAGAGTGERLQRHCSTLPGSPAAARSGGSMRYSLYQSPHLLLLQGYSQQHDSLVYLLNREQHTVGQRTQASKPSISLSAPDILPLHCTIRKLRPSRHRWEEKLVLEPIAGAGISVNFAEVVRTVVLRHGDLLSLGLYYLLLYKDPMKAQPLPAQTLLRLRALHPAVPEGPPICGACGSLLKERDPATKKRGPSPIDGPRAPRRKLLLEFEPAAEDVLLRRIMTLIEPGGDDHKLTPAFLLCLCIQHSATSFEPGDFGQLLLKAARMIQRTVWERTRELAEKQSQHQDPATLSRFTITDLLPDLQHILFWMANAIEVLYFVQQKSPTYIQSMEEELDVRGSKESLFSSTITASEEAMTVLEEVIMYTFQQCVYYISKCLYVSLPALLECNPFQNECRESWRASPPLPEELRRVVLIYQAALDLLRQYEVHPEITSQMFAYLFFFSNTLLFNQLLDKGSSLGCFHWSQGVKLRASVRLLLEWLRGAGFEQLAQQFFAKLASVANLLAMPGSQLVQMTWPSLRAEFPALSPAQLHRVLSECQAVMDVGCIAAWQPGEEESPATFHPDEMLESFDNHPPIILPSGGFKVDLEVETLDDNIYRHLLYIRHFLWSLQSKSPHTSEGPGSAPPKKEACTTPDVLEVSKNPAAALGSTVTQEDYCSLGGCAELRGSPPLCLATNGCPCEHPIGEPQLQEKLKQLQLGRGPAPKASTAPTDPSCLLTPPTTPLNFDSGSPESPQGTGKGLQDPRRNGMNGTKGSTPEGCSPTPYDYPTPESSSRSSATDDFCYVFVVELERGPIGLGMGLIDGLHTPLCSPGIYIRTLIEDSPAAADGRLSIGDRILAVNGTSLIGADYQSAVDLIRSGGKKLRFLVAKSDMEIAKKIGSSSSSS